In the genome of Nocardia sp. NBC_00416, one region contains:
- a CDS encoding DUF4185 domain-containing protein: protein MGLDKRLRTASTEVIRGRHRSRCGLAFLGLVLVGYVVVPIPARAAPHPWAPPPVNDCGEVGFDPLAREPDPSVPPPPPLQVPPQIDIPVPVPQLQPVPVPDPPPDNTRITPDPLPADPCHNPCPDIRDTPKPVAPKTDESTPPAPPGGSSSGGSSGSASGSGSGDSPRFPTIQIKPEIEPIPYPVPGGEGVPPQPAPPQLQPPAEPGPPAAPVAGPQVESVRLVEQITGHGSRNRTDMRWQVDGTDLGLMWETRPGEVAVVFGDTFGKGWSPGGAGGDDEDWRSNVLAYSTDTDLSDGLRFDTMVQDSRCHAAELLGSRKIKNWETTTIPTSGFALGGRQYLSFMSVNRWSRIPGLWWTNYGGIAYSDDNGSTWVKDQHARWDNLFGLGRFQVAAMVPHGDYVYMFGTPNGRIGVIGLARVPKDDVLNKSAYQYWVGGNWAPAVENQATPLVAGMASELSVRVDPGSGLWQMTYLDPARAAIVLRTATDPQGTWTEPVPLVSTDDYPKAYGGFIHPWSTSRDLYFTISEWDSYNVYLVHARLTPPA, encoded by the coding sequence ATGGGACTCGACAAGAGACTGAGAACTGCGTCGACCGAGGTGATTCGGGGACGCCACCGAAGTCGTTGCGGGCTGGCTTTCCTCGGCCTGGTTCTCGTCGGCTATGTGGTGGTGCCGATACCCGCGCGCGCCGCGCCGCACCCGTGGGCGCCGCCGCCGGTGAACGATTGCGGCGAGGTCGGTTTCGATCCGCTCGCCCGCGAACCGGATCCGTCGGTCCCACCCCCGCCGCCGCTTCAGGTGCCCCCGCAGATCGACATCCCGGTTCCGGTGCCGCAACTCCAGCCGGTGCCCGTGCCCGATCCGCCGCCGGACAACACTCGGATCACGCCGGATCCGCTGCCTGCCGACCCCTGCCACAATCCGTGTCCCGATATTCGTGACACGCCGAAACCGGTGGCGCCGAAGACAGACGAATCCACACCCCCTGCCCCGCCGGGCGGCTCGTCGAGTGGCGGCAGTTCGGGTTCGGCGAGTGGTTCCGGTTCCGGTGATTCGCCGCGGTTTCCGACGATCCAGATCAAACCGGAGATCGAACCCATCCCGTATCCCGTTCCCGGCGGGGAAGGCGTGCCGCCGCAGCCCGCGCCGCCGCAGCTGCAGCCGCCGGCCGAACCCGGTCCGCCGGCCGCGCCGGTGGCCGGACCACAGGTCGAGTCGGTGCGACTGGTCGAACAGATCACCGGGCACGGTTCGCGAAATCGGACGGATATGCGCTGGCAGGTGGACGGCACCGATCTGGGATTGATGTGGGAGACGCGGCCGGGTGAGGTCGCGGTGGTCTTCGGTGACACCTTCGGTAAGGGCTGGTCGCCCGGCGGTGCGGGTGGCGACGACGAGGACTGGCGCAGCAATGTGCTGGCCTACAGCACCGACACGGACCTTTCCGACGGACTGCGGTTCGACACCATGGTGCAGGACAGTCGTTGTCACGCCGCCGAACTACTGGGCAGTCGGAAGATCAAGAACTGGGAGACCACGACCATCCCGACCTCGGGTTTCGCGTTGGGGGGTCGGCAGTACCTCAGCTTCATGTCGGTGAACCGGTGGAGCCGGATCCCCGGACTCTGGTGGACGAACTACGGGGGTATCGCCTACTCCGACGACAACGGCAGCACCTGGGTGAAGGATCAGCACGCCAGGTGGGACAACCTGTTCGGGCTGGGCCGTTTTCAGGTCGCGGCCATGGTTCCGCACGGCGATTACGTCTACATGTTCGGTACGCCCAACGGCCGTATCGGTGTGATCGGACTGGCCCGGGTCCCCAAGGACGACGTGCTGAACAAGTCGGCATACCAGTACTGGGTGGGCGGCAACTGGGCGCCGGCCGTGGAGAACCAGGCGACCCCGCTGGTGGCGGGGATGGCCAGCGAACTGTCGGTGCGTGTCGATCCCGGCTCCGGCCTGTGGCAGATGACCTATCTCGATCCGGCACGCGCCGCGATAGTCCTGCGAACCGCGACCGACCCCCAGGGGACCTGGACCGAACCGGTGCCACTCGTGTCGACGGACGACTACCCGAAGGCCTACGGCGGTTTCATTCATCCATGGTCCACCTCGCGGGACCTGTATTTCACGATCTCCGAGTGGGATTCGTACAACGTTTACCTCGTGCACGCCCGATTGACGCCGCCCGCCTGA
- a CDS encoding NUDIX hydrolase — protein sequence MSPADRANSRRRQPRRRGSTGGAAKPRMRTVRETSAGGLVVDGLDGPPDGRCAALIGRTDRRGRLLWSLPKGHIEEGESSEQTAIREVAEETGIQGVVVAELGSIDYWFVTEGRRVHKTVHHFLLRSVGGELSDADVEVTQVDWVPLSELNSRLAYADERRLAEVANRLIDRMETGKR from the coding sequence GTGTCTCCGGCCGATCGCGCGAACAGTAGACGCCGCCAGCCGCGGCGCCGTGGTTCGACCGGTGGTGCGGCGAAACCTCGTATGCGTACCGTGCGAGAGACCTCGGCCGGGGGATTGGTCGTCGACGGTTTGGACGGCCCGCCCGATGGGCGCTGTGCCGCGTTGATCGGCCGCACCGACCGCCGCGGGCGGCTGCTATGGTCGCTGCCCAAAGGACATATCGAAGAGGGCGAATCCTCGGAACAGACGGCGATCCGAGAGGTCGCCGAGGAAACCGGTATCCAGGGCGTCGTGGTCGCCGAACTGGGCAGTATCGATTACTGGTTCGTCACCGAGGGCCGACGGGTACACAAAACAGTGCATCATTTTCTGCTGCGCTCGGTCGGTGGAGAACTGTCCGACGCGGATGTAGAGGTCACCCAGGTCGACTGGGTACCGCTGAGCGAATTGAACTCTAGGCTTGCCTATGCCGATGAGCGCAGGCTGGCCGAGGTGGCGAACCGCCTGATCGACCGGATGGAGACCGGCAAGCGATGA
- a CDS encoding biotin-dependent carboxyltransferase family protein, which produces MIVIERVGPAATIQDLGRPGWFDSGVGPSGAADRGALRLANRLVGNPEGHAGIEVLLGGLTLRAEVPVLAAVTGAPAPATVDGTPVGHASVLHLAPGQVLRLGLARTGLRSYIGVRGGVDVAPVLGSRSHDTLSGIGPPPLRGGEVVPIGPQPAEWPNIDQAPQPGSSGTLEIRALPGPRDDWFTDPAALFTGHWTVSPDTDRVGARLDRADGPPLRRISTAELPTEGMALGSVQVPPGGQPVVFLADHPITGGYPVIAVVADADIDRMAQARPGQRIRFRGAARVPTQ; this is translated from the coding sequence GTGATCGTGATCGAGCGGGTCGGTCCGGCGGCGACCATTCAGGACCTGGGTCGCCCCGGCTGGTTCGATTCCGGCGTCGGACCGTCCGGAGCCGCGGACCGTGGGGCGCTGCGACTGGCGAATCGCCTGGTGGGAAATCCGGAAGGCCACGCCGGGATCGAAGTCCTGCTCGGCGGGCTGACGCTGCGGGCCGAGGTTCCGGTGCTGGCGGCGGTCACCGGGGCGCCCGCGCCCGCCACGGTGGACGGCACTCCGGTGGGCCATGCGAGTGTGCTGCACCTCGCCCCGGGACAGGTACTGCGCCTGGGCCTCGCACGCACCGGATTGCGCAGCTATATCGGCGTGCGTGGGGGAGTGGACGTCGCGCCGGTACTGGGCTCCCGCAGTCACGACACGCTGTCCGGTATCGGTCCGCCTCCGTTGCGCGGGGGCGAAGTTGTCCCCATCGGTCCACAACCAGCCGAATGGCCGAATATCGACCAGGCGCCACAGCCGGGATCATCGGGAACGCTGGAGATCCGTGCCCTGCCCGGTCCCCGGGACGACTGGTTCACCGATCCGGCCGCCCTGTTCACAGGTCACTGGACAGTCAGCCCCGACACCGACCGGGTCGGCGCGCGCCTGGACCGCGCCGACGGGCCACCGCTGCGGCGGATCTCGACCGCCGAACTTCCCACGGAAGGAATGGCACTCGGATCCGTGCAGGTTCCACCCGGCGGGCAACCGGTGGTGTTCCTCGCCGATCATCCGATCACCGGCGGCTATCCGGTGATCGCGGTAGTCGCCGACGCCGATATCGACCGCATGGCCCAGGCCAGGCCGGGCCAGCGGATACGGTTCCGCGGGGCGGCGCGCGTACCGACGCAGTAA
- a CDS encoding DUF6049 family protein — MTRGLSRIMLVILTILGSMTALPALLVSQAHAQPTGSAEDSSAPQFLKLSLDSVSPGTVTAESEPVLTVAGTVTNIGDRGVDEVAVRVQRARAVSDPGELRTTLKLDQANYEFPTPFQDVSVRLEPGQRQQFTLTVPLRDAAGTSLNITEPGVYPLLLNVNGTPDYGGQARLDDARFLLPVLGLPAAADGSAPPLPAPAAPPVQTTVLWPLADRPRMVAGQTGDLDRMVELTDDELAASLSRGGRLDELVGALESVFGDDAAADGPSSAVCLAIDPDLLLTVQAMTSDYRVLASPSDPDGATRPGAGTESAKLWLDRLRTLASSMCTVALPFAQVDISALAAAADPALTARALDSPASIVDSILNTRSVRGVSLPDASSVDPAAAQLLKAQGFGTAVLAGNAVAPEGGVGDPYAAVPDVVRLPGVPGAVPPPAPAPQSGDTAGAVPAGETEAGEQPGPGAQGQVPAGSAPTQSGSGGASTADPALRVATFDIWPAAALAGVGSNPPTPAYVPESARYPVTNDSRSARLQDALGAVSWRALQSDPGRPRSQLIMPPQQWGANRDEAAALLRQLDLLVENKLADPRPFDALVGQTPDPAPYQLAPLTEATVEAVPGYFAGPARDQSHRISQLLQAMVEVPEAEPTPRAYLDPLRDDLVRALSLSDRRGGPTAQAEVFAQRRIEKATSTVDEIFRSVSVLPPGGVYTLASESSPLLLVARNDLPVSVRIRFRIDAPPETKITDIGEQLLPPRGTRSFQIPTEVSDSRKLVVPISLSTPEGVPLGYATSISVRSNAYGQILAIITACAAALLFLLAGRRLWRRFHGQRDPADKGMDPGLRQRVVRLGRARRRRAGRGRRQLSDEAQQTARRQERV, encoded by the coding sequence ATGACGCGTGGACTGAGTCGGATCATGCTCGTGATCCTGACCATCCTCGGCTCGATGACGGCGCTGCCCGCGCTGCTCGTATCCCAGGCCCATGCCCAGCCGACGGGGTCGGCGGAGGATTCCTCGGCGCCGCAGTTCTTGAAGCTGTCCCTGGATTCGGTGAGTCCGGGCACGGTCACCGCCGAGAGTGAACCGGTGCTCACAGTGGCGGGCACCGTCACCAATATCGGTGACCGCGGAGTCGACGAGGTCGCGGTCCGGGTGCAGCGGGCGCGGGCCGTGTCCGACCCCGGCGAACTTCGCACGACATTGAAACTCGATCAGGCGAATTACGAATTCCCGACTCCTTTCCAGGATGTGTCGGTGCGTCTGGAACCAGGCCAGCGCCAGCAGTTCACCCTGACCGTCCCACTGCGGGACGCTGCGGGTACTTCGCTGAACATCACCGAGCCGGGTGTCTATCCGCTGTTGTTGAACGTGAACGGGACCCCGGATTACGGCGGTCAGGCCCGGTTGGACGACGCGCGGTTCCTGCTGCCGGTGCTGGGACTGCCCGCTGCCGCGGACGGTAGTGCACCGCCGCTGCCCGCACCTGCCGCGCCGCCGGTGCAGACCACCGTGTTGTGGCCGCTCGCCGATCGTCCCCGCATGGTGGCCGGGCAGACCGGCGATCTGGATCGGATGGTCGAGCTGACCGATGACGAGCTGGCGGCTTCGCTGAGCCGGGGCGGTCGGCTGGACGAGCTGGTGGGGGCGCTGGAGTCGGTGTTCGGTGACGATGCGGCCGCTGATGGTCCGTCGTCGGCGGTATGTCTGGCGATCGATCCCGACCTGCTGCTCACGGTGCAGGCGATGACCAGTGATTATCGGGTGTTGGCCAGCCCGTCCGATCCGGACGGCGCGACCCGCCCGGGTGCCGGAACCGAATCCGCGAAACTGTGGCTGGACCGGTTGCGCACCCTTGCGTCGTCGATGTGCACGGTGGCGTTGCCGTTCGCCCAGGTCGACATCTCGGCGCTGGCGGCGGCCGCCGACCCCGCGCTGACCGCCCGGGCGCTGGATTCGCCGGCGTCGATCGTCGATTCGATTCTGAACACCCGGTCCGTCCGTGGTGTGAGCCTGCCCGATGCCAGCAGTGTGGACCCGGCCGCTGCGCAACTGCTCAAGGCTCAGGGGTTCGGTACCGCGGTGCTGGCCGGTAATGCGGTGGCGCCGGAGGGCGGGGTGGGCGATCCGTACGCGGCCGTGCCCGATGTGGTGCGGCTGCCCGGTGTGCCGGGTGCGGTTCCACCGCCCGCGCCGGCCCCGCAGTCCGGGGATACCGCCGGGGCGGTCCCCGCCGGGGAGACCGAAGCCGGCGAACAGCCGGGTCCCGGGGCGCAGGGACAGGTGCCGGCGGGCTCCGCACCGACCCAGTCGGGCAGTGGAGGCGCTTCGACGGCCGACCCGGCGCTGCGGGTCGCCACCTTCGACATCTGGCCGGCGGCGGCTCTGGCAGGTGTCGGTTCCAATCCGCCGACCCCGGCCTATGTACCCGAGTCTGCTCGATACCCGGTGACCAACGATTCGCGTAGCGCGCGCCTGCAGGACGCGCTGGGTGCGGTGTCCTGGCGGGCGCTGCAGTCGGATCCGGGGCGGCCACGGTCGCAGTTGATCATGCCGCCGCAGCAGTGGGGCGCGAACCGCGACGAGGCCGCGGCACTGTTGCGCCAGCTCGACCTGCTGGTCGAGAACAAACTGGCCGATCCCCGGCCGTTCGACGCTCTGGTCGGCCAGACGCCCGATCCCGCGCCGTATCAGCTGGCCCCGCTCACCGAGGCGACAGTGGAGGCGGTGCCCGGGTATTTCGCGGGACCCGCGCGGGATCAGTCGCATCGCATCTCGCAGCTGCTGCAGGCGATGGTCGAGGTGCCCGAGGCGGAGCCGACCCCCCGCGCCTATCTCGACCCGTTGCGCGACGACCTGGTGCGCGCGTTGTCGCTGTCCGATCGGCGTGGCGGCCCGACCGCGCAGGCCGAGGTCTTCGCGCAGCGACGGATCGAAAAGGCCACGAGCACGGTCGACGAGATCTTCCGGTCGGTTTCGGTGCTGCCGCCCGGAGGTGTGTACACGCTGGCGTCGGAGTCGAGTCCGCTGCTGCTGGTGGCACGCAACGATCTGCCGGTTTCGGTGCGGATCCGGTTCCGGATCGACGCCCCACCGGAAACCAAGATCACCGACATCGGCGAGCAGTTGCTTCCGCCCCGGGGTACCCGGTCGTTCCAGATTCCGACCGAGGTCAGCGACAGCCGCAAACTCGTGGTGCCGATATCGCTGAGCACTCCGGAGGGAGTGCCGCTCGGCTACGCCACCTCGATCTCGGTGCGATCGAACGCCTACGGGCAGATCCTCGCGATCATCACCGCGTGCGCGGCCGCCCTGCTCTTCCTGCTGGCCGGCCGGCGGCTGTGGCGCCGGTTCCACGGTCAGCGCGACCCCGCCGACAAGGGCATGGATCCCGGGCTGCGGCAGCGGGTCGTCCGGTTGGGTCGCGCCCGGCGGCGCCGAGCCGGTCGGGGCCGCCGCCAATTGAGCGACGAGGCGCAGCAGACCGCACGCCGGCAGGAGCGGGTGTAA
- a CDS encoding CCA tRNA nucleotidyltransferase, whose translation MVSTESDDAVQDRRTRLLASAAITLGAHADVLTPLGEMFAARGFQLYLVGGSVRDAVLGRLGTDLDFTTDARPEQVQEIVRGWVDQLWDTGGLAFGTVSAAKSGQQLEITTFRSDTYDRVSRNPQVSFGETLEGDLVRRDFTVNAMAVKVAADGALEFVDPLDGMAALLAGVLDTPAAPEDSFHDDPLRMLRAARFVSQLGFEAHPRVRAAITAMAPEIDRITAERIRTELDKLIGGDHPIDGINMMCETGLAQRVLPEVPEMKLEIDEHHQHKDVYWHSLTVLDQAIDQEEGDPDLVLRWAALLHDIGKPDTKRNEPGGGVSFHHHEVVGAKMVRKRMRALKYPKQFTEDVARLVFLHLRFHGYGKGQWTDSAVRRYVTDAGDLLPRLHKLVRADCTTRNKRRAAALRATYDELEVRIARLREQEDLARVRPDLDGNAIMELLGLSPGPDVGRAWRFLKELRLDRGPLTRDEAEAALEQWWQNQK comes from the coding sequence GTGGTTTCGACCGAGTCCGACGACGCAGTGCAGGATCGCCGTACCCGTTTGCTCGCGTCCGCCGCGATCACCCTGGGTGCGCATGCCGATGTCCTGACCCCGCTCGGGGAAATGTTCGCCGCGCGCGGTTTCCAGCTGTACCTGGTCGGGGGCAGTGTGCGGGACGCGGTTCTGGGCCGTCTCGGCACCGATCTGGATTTCACCACCGATGCCCGGCCCGAGCAGGTGCAGGAGATCGTGCGCGGGTGGGTCGATCAGCTGTGGGACACCGGCGGGCTGGCGTTCGGGACGGTGAGTGCGGCCAAGAGCGGGCAGCAGTTGGAGATCACGACGTTTCGTAGTGACACCTACGATCGGGTTTCGCGGAATCCGCAGGTCAGCTTTGGTGAAACCCTGGAAGGCGATCTCGTCCGGCGGGATTTCACCGTGAATGCGATGGCGGTCAAGGTCGCGGCCGACGGGGCGCTGGAATTCGTGGATCCGCTGGACGGGATGGCCGCGCTGCTGGCCGGGGTGCTGGACACGCCCGCCGCTCCGGAGGACTCGTTCCACGACGACCCGCTGCGCATGCTGCGCGCGGCGCGTTTCGTCTCGCAGCTCGGATTCGAGGCGCATCCGCGGGTGCGCGCCGCGATCACCGCGATGGCTCCCGAGATAGACCGGATCACCGCGGAGCGGATCCGGACGGAACTGGACAAGCTGATCGGCGGCGACCATCCGATCGACGGCATCAACATGATGTGTGAAACGGGCCTGGCGCAGCGGGTGCTACCCGAGGTGCCGGAGATGAAGTTGGAGATCGACGAGCACCATCAGCACAAGGACGTCTACTGGCATTCGCTCACCGTGCTGGACCAGGCCATCGACCAGGAAGAGGGCGATCCCGACCTGGTGCTGCGCTGGGCGGCGCTACTGCACGATATCGGCAAACCGGACACCAAACGCAACGAGCCGGGCGGTGGGGTGAGCTTCCACCACCACGAGGTGGTGGGCGCGAAGATGGTGCGCAAGCGGATGCGCGCGTTGAAGTATCCGAAGCAGTTCACCGAGGATGTGGCCCGCCTGGTGTTCCTGCACCTGCGTTTCCACGGGTACGGCAAAGGCCAGTGGACCGATTCCGCCGTGCGGCGCTATGTCACCGACGCGGGAGATCTGCTACCCCGCCTGCACAAACTGGTCCGAGCCGACTGCACCACCCGCAACAAGCGGCGGGCGGCCGCGCTGCGCGCCACCTACGACGAACTCGAGGTGCGGATCGCGCGGTTGCGGGAGCAGGAAGATCTGGCCCGGGTGCGGCCCGATCTGGACGGCAACGCGATCATGGAGTTGCTGGGCTTGTCGCCGGGACCCGATGTCGGGCGCGCCTGGCGCTTTCTGAAGGAACTGCGCCTGGATCGTGGTCCGCTCACCCGGGACGAAGCCGAGGCCGCACTCGAGCAATGGTGGCAGAACCAGAAGTGA
- a CDS encoding 5-oxoprolinase subunit B family protein, with the protein MRPAGDRAFLLTAADPDRVARLVAELAAQPVEGVVDILPAAETVLVTLDSVRSAHRVRRELERVVGAVRAAGAGDVSRGTSPDTTEPVRIPTRYDGPDLAAVAETLDMRPDEVVTAHTATIWRCAFVGFAPGFGYLSATDWRLTVSRRPTARTRIPPGSVGLADAFSAVYPRQTPGGWQLIGSTELTMWDTERDPPALIRAGTRVRFVDVDAEP; encoded by the coding sequence GTGCGTCCGGCCGGTGATCGCGCATTCCTGCTGACGGCGGCCGACCCGGATCGGGTCGCGCGGCTGGTCGCGGAGTTGGCCGCGCAGCCGGTCGAAGGCGTGGTGGATATCCTGCCCGCCGCGGAGACGGTTCTCGTCACCCTCGATTCGGTGCGATCGGCACACCGGGTCCGCCGGGAACTGGAACGCGTCGTCGGCGCGGTGCGCGCAGCCGGTGCCGGCGATGTTTCCCGTGGAACATCGCCGGACACAACAGAACCCGTACGCATCCCGACCCGCTACGACGGGCCCGACCTCGCCGCCGTCGCCGAAACGCTCGATATGCGACCGGACGAGGTCGTCACAGCGCACACCGCGACGATATGGCGTTGCGCTTTCGTCGGATTCGCACCGGGGTTCGGTTACCTGTCCGCGACCGACTGGCGGCTGACCGTATCCCGACGTCCCACGGCACGCACCCGGATTCCGCCGGGATCGGTAGGCCTGGCAGACGCTTTCTCCGCGGTGTACCCCCGGCAGACCCCGGGCGGCTGGCAACTCATCGGTAGTACGGAGCTGACCATGTGGGATACCGAGCGGGACCCGCCCGCGCTCATCCGAGCCGGCACCCGCGTCCGGTTCGTAGACGTGGACGCCGAACCGTGA